From one Lotus japonicus ecotype B-129 chromosome 3, LjGifu_v1.2 genomic stretch:
- the LOC130746132 gene encoding ubiquitin-conjugating enzyme E2 5-like isoform X2, translating into MSSPSKRREMDLMKLMMSDYTVEMINDGMQEFYVHFHGPKESPYEGGVWKVRVELPDAYPYKSPSIGFVNKIYHPNVDDMSGSVCLDVINQTWSPMFDLVNVFEVFLPQLLLYPNPSDPLNGEAAALMMRDRATYDQRVKAASYDAIKSLNRKSTLRSLLSQNT; encoded by the exons ATGTCTTCCCCAAGCAAGCGGCGAGAGATGGACTTGATGAAACT GATGATGAGTGACTACACGGTGGAGATGATCAATGATGGAATGCAAGAGTTTTATGTGCATTTCCATGGACCCAAAGAGA GTCCTTATGAAGGAGGTGTGTGGAAAGTAAGAGTTGAGCTCCCAGATGCTTATCCTTATAAATCTCCTTCCATAGGCTTTGTCAACAAGATTTATCATCCAAATGTTGATGACAT GTCAGGATCAGTTTGTCTCGATGTTATCAATCAGACCTGGAGCCCCATGTTTG ATCTTGTCAATGTATTTGAGGTGTTTCTCCCACAACTCCTTCTGTATCCAAATCCATCAGACCCCTTGAATGGAGAAGCTGCAGCTTTAATGATGCGTGACCGAGCTACTTATGATCAAAGGGTTAAAG CTGCCTCCTATGATGCCATCAAATCCTTAAACAGAAAA AGTACATTGAGAAGTTTGCTAAGCCAGAACACATAG
- the LOC130746132 gene encoding ubiquitin-conjugating enzyme E2-23 kDa-like isoform X1, protein MSSPSKRREMDLMKLMMSDYTVEMINDGMQEFYVHFHGPKESPYEGGVWKVRVELPDAYPYKSPSIGFVNKIYHPNVDDMSGSVCLDVINQTWSPMFDLVNVFEVFLPQLLLYPNPSDPLNGEAAALMMRDRATYDQRVKEYIEKFAKPEHIGAATEEKSSDEEELSDEEYDSSDEQVVGKADP, encoded by the exons ATGTCTTCCCCAAGCAAGCGGCGAGAGATGGACTTGATGAAACT GATGATGAGTGACTACACGGTGGAGATGATCAATGATGGAATGCAAGAGTTTTATGTGCATTTCCATGGACCCAAAGAGA GTCCTTATGAAGGAGGTGTGTGGAAAGTAAGAGTTGAGCTCCCAGATGCTTATCCTTATAAATCTCCTTCCATAGGCTTTGTCAACAAGATTTATCATCCAAATGTTGATGACAT GTCAGGATCAGTTTGTCTCGATGTTATCAATCAGACCTGGAGCCCCATGTTTG ATCTTGTCAATGTATTTGAGGTGTTTCTCCCACAACTCCTTCTGTATCCAAATCCATCAGACCCCTTGAATGGAGAAGCTGCAGCTTTAATGATGCGTGACCGAGCTACTTATGATCAAAGGGTTAAAG AGTACATTGAGAAGTTTGCTAAGCCAGAACACATAGGAGCTGCTACAGAAGAGAAATCCAGTGATGAGGAGGAGCTAAGTGATGAAGAATATGATTCTAGTGATGAACAGGTGGTTGGTAAGGCTGACCCCTAG